From Verrucomicrobiota bacterium, one genomic window encodes:
- a CDS encoding zinc ribbon domain-containing protein produces the protein MPIYEYELCEGDCKVCGGKFTLRRPLSAAELTHCPACKKPVRKIISTFNSPIKLKPLSFSDAKKAGFTILKKTGKGEYERQ, from the coding sequence ATGCCGATTTACGAATACGAACTGTGCGAAGGCGACTGTAAAGTCTGCGGGGGGAAGTTTACTTTGCGCCGGCCGTTGAGCGCAGCGGAGTTGACCCACTGCCCGGCCTGCAAAAAACCGGTGCGCAAAATCATTTCCACCTTTAATTCGCCGATCAAACTCAAGCCGCTCTCCTTCTCCGACGCCAAAAAAGCCGGCTTCACCATCCTGAAGAAGACCGGCAAGGGCGAATATGAGCGGCAGTAA
- a CDS encoding type II toxin-antitoxin system RelE/ParE family toxin, producing the protein MVEKEIKKLELQNGLVPFDEWFDSLRDKRMQAAVDARLTRVRAGNFGDCKSVGGGVFELRISVGPGLRVYYGLHGQKVVVLVGGGDKRSQPRDIRRAQQLWQRFTKYASEKLQG; encoded by the coding sequence ATGGTTGAGAAGGAAATCAAGAAGCTGGAGCTTCAGAATGGGCTCGTCCCGTTTGATGAGTGGTTCGATTCCCTTCGCGACAAACGAATGCAGGCGGCGGTGGATGCGCGTCTGACTCGCGTGCGCGCCGGAAATTTCGGCGATTGCAAGTCCGTCGGTGGCGGCGTGTTTGAGCTGCGGATCAGCGTTGGGCCGGGACTCCGCGTTTATTACGGATTGCACGGCCAGAAAGTTGTCGTGCTGGTCGGCGGCGGCGACAAACGCAGCCAGCCGCGCGACATCCGCCGCGCGCAACAACTGTGGCAACGATTCACAAAATATGCGTCTGAAAAATTACAAGGCTGA
- a CDS encoding AAA family ATPase, with product MYLEYYGLTEPPFTITPNPRFLFFSAKHREAFNHLLYGIRERKGFVQLTGEVGAGKTTLCRAMLEQLDHHYATALILNPVLDADHLMKAIAMEFGLDAHGMDGLEILWLLNNFLLSQAEQGKDAVLIIDEAQDLTDELLEQVRLLSNLETDDHKLLQIVLLGQPELRDRLNNHRLRQLRQRITVRYHLRPLSRYEVSHYVQHRLEVSGAKNGPYFTRPAMWRVYNYSHGVPRLVNAVCDKALLAGFVQQSDRIDYRMVGRALRELEGEINV from the coding sequence GTGTATTTGGAATATTACGGGCTGACGGAGCCGCCGTTCACCATCACGCCCAATCCGCGCTTTCTGTTTTTCAGCGCGAAACACCGGGAAGCGTTCAATCACCTGCTTTACGGGATTCGCGAGCGGAAAGGTTTTGTCCAATTGACCGGCGAAGTCGGTGCGGGCAAAACGACGCTTTGCCGCGCGATGCTGGAACAGCTTGACCATCATTACGCCACGGCGTTGATCTTGAATCCCGTGCTCGATGCCGATCATTTGATGAAGGCCATTGCGATGGAGTTCGGTCTGGACGCGCATGGAATGGATGGGTTGGAAATCTTGTGGCTGCTCAACAATTTCTTGCTGTCGCAGGCGGAACAGGGCAAGGACGCCGTCCTGATCATCGACGAAGCACAGGATTTGACCGATGAATTGCTCGAACAGGTCCGCTTGCTTTCCAATCTCGAAACGGACGACCACAAACTTCTGCAGATCGTGCTGCTCGGTCAGCCGGAGTTGCGCGACCGGCTCAACAATCATCGGCTGCGACAGTTGCGTCAGCGTATCACCGTGCGCTATCATTTGCGTCCGCTGAGTCGATATGAAGTGAGCCATTACGTGCAACATCGTTTGGAGGTTTCCGGGGCAAAGAACGGACCGTATTTCACGCGACCCGCGATGTGGCGAGTTTACAATTACAGTCACGGGGTGCCACGCTTGGTGAATGCGGTGTGCGACAAGGCGCTGCTGGCCGGCTTCGTGCAACAGAGCGACCGGATTGATTATCGCATGGTGGGCCGGGCGCTGCGTGAACTGGAAGGAGAAATTAACGTATGA
- a CDS encoding class I SAM-dependent methyltransferase has translation MLPSLLFENEHLLVVNKPAGWNTHAPSPFAGEGIYDWLKHREPRWAKLAIIHRLDKETSGVIVFGKTPLANHSLTEQFASRTVQKKYLLLTDRAVDRKEFLVKSRIVRSGERYVSSAQGDLAETRFTIPATADLRKLIPDSDFGFRISDFRVEPPQVGSYTLIEASPLTGRTHQIRVHAAASGFPILGDTLYGGTAFQRVCLHAAELQVRHPASGEELVFKAPVDFSFDTRLALRQAVIEPEFTNAYRLIHGASDGWPGWYVDRLGDFLLSQAEEPLNDDRRKQLAQLLETFSLRGAYHKILSRHVRKANLAQASPQLTLGEPAPPTFLIQENDVRLELSFNEGYSVGLFLDQRDNRRRFLTGHVAANLSLFQPEVANRKSQISVLNTFAYTCGFSVCAARAGARTTSLDLSKKYLEWGKRNFALNKLNPADHDFIYGDVFDWLKRLSKKGRKFDVVVLDPPTFSRSKEHGAFRAEKDFGKLVSLALPLTKTGGVLFTSTNDAGWSAEHFVATVEASVRAGKRSIAQRYYAPQPPDFPVNRSEPAYLKTLWLRVD, from the coding sequence ATGCTTCCGAGTTTGCTTTTTGAAAACGAACATTTGCTGGTGGTGAACAAGCCCGCCGGTTGGAACACGCACGCGCCGAGTCCATTCGCCGGCGAGGGAATTTACGACTGGCTCAAACACCGTGAGCCGCGATGGGCGAAGCTGGCGATCATTCACCGGCTCGACAAGGAGACGAGCGGCGTGATCGTCTTCGGCAAAACTCCCCTCGCGAACCACTCGCTCACGGAACAATTTGCGTCGCGCACGGTGCAGAAAAAGTATTTGTTGCTGACGGATCGCGCGGTTGACCGCAAGGAATTCCTGGTGAAATCGAGAATCGTCCGCTCAGGCGAGCGCTACGTCAGCAGCGCTCAAGGCGATCTCGCAGAAACGCGATTCACAATTCCCGCAACAGCCGACCTAAGGAAACTTATTCCAGATTCGGATTTCGGATTTCGGATTTCGGATTTTAGAGTCGAGCCTCCTCAGGTCGGCTCCTACACCTTGATCGAGGCATCGCCGCTCACCGGTCGAACACATCAAATCCGCGTTCATGCCGCCGCGAGCGGTTTCCCCATTCTCGGCGACACACTTTACGGCGGCACGGCTTTCCAACGGGTTTGTCTGCACGCGGCAGAGTTGCAAGTGCGGCACCCCGCATCCGGCGAGGAGTTGGTGTTCAAAGCGCCGGTGGATTTCTCCTTCGATACACGGCTGGCGTTGCGCCAGGCCGTGATCGAGCCGGAATTCACGAACGCGTATCGTTTGATTCACGGCGCGAGCGATGGTTGGCCCGGATGGTATGTGGATCGGCTCGGGGACTTTCTTTTGTCGCAAGCGGAAGAACCGTTGAACGACGATCGGCGAAAACAACTGGCACAATTGCTTGAAACCTTTTCGCTGCGCGGCGCTTACCACAAGATTCTCTCCCGCCACGTCCGCAAGGCGAACCTCGCCCAAGCTTCGCCGCAACTGACACTGGGCGAACCGGCACCGCCGACATTTCTGATTCAAGAGAACGACGTTCGACTCGAACTCAGCTTCAACGAAGGCTACTCGGTTGGTTTGTTTCTCGATCAACGGGACAATCGGCGAAGATTTCTGACAGGACATGTGGCCGCGAACCTCTCACTCTTTCAACCGGAAGTCGCAAATCGAAAATCGCAAATCTCGGTCCTGAACACCTTCGCCTACACCTGCGGCTTCTCCGTTTGTGCAGCTAGAGCCGGGGCGCGCACGACGAGCCTTGATCTCTCCAAAAAGTATCTCGAATGGGGCAAGCGGAACTTTGCCCTGAACAAACTGAATCCCGCTGACCATGACTTTATTTACGGTGACGTTTTCGACTGGCTGAAGCGGCTGTCCAAGAAGGGGCGCAAGTTCGATGTGGTTGTGCTCGATCCGCCGACGTTCTCGCGATCAAAGGAGCACGGTGCGTTTCGTGCGGAAAAGGATTTTGGCAAACTGGTGTCGCTGGCCTTGCCGCTCACTAAAACCGGCGGTGTCTTATTCACTTCAACCAATGATGCGGGCTGGTCTGCCGAACATTTTGTCGCCACCGTGGAAGCTTCCGTGCGCGCCGGAAAGCGAAGCATCGCTCAACGATATTACGCGCCACAACCACCGGACTTTCCCGTGAACCGAAGTGAACCCGCTTATCTGAAAACGCTCTGGCTGCGCGTGGATTGA
- a CDS encoding histidinol dehydrogenase, with product MRLWKHYRKYWSRWVCVFPSLWTKPPERRTSVVEYNRASLKQALPAVKKFAELEGLDAHGKSAEVRTK from the coding sequence ATCCGACTTTGGAAACATTACAGGAAATACTGGAGCCGCTGGGTTTGCGTGTTTCCGTCGCTCTGGACAAAGCCGCCTGAACGCCGCACGAGCGTGGTGGAATACAATCGCGCCTCGCTCAAGCAAGCGCTGCCCGCTGTGAAAAAGTTTGCGGAACTCGAAGGTTTGGACGCGCATGGCAAGTCGGCAGAAGTGCGAACAAAATAA
- a CDS encoding putative addiction module antidote protein: MRLKNYKADLKKRLRDPKYAAEYLAQVLAEKDSAAFLIALKDVVEAGGGVGNLAGRVGLKRPSLYKILSRNGNPTLETLQEILEPLGLRVSVALDKAA; the protein is encoded by the coding sequence ATGCGTCTGAAAAATTACAAGGCTGACCTGAAAAAGCGGCTGCGCGATCCCAAATACGCCGCGGAATATCTCGCGCAAGTGCTGGCGGAAAAGGACAGCGCGGCCTTCCTGATTGCGCTAAAAGACGTGGTCGAGGCGGGCGGCGGCGTGGGAAATCTGGCCGGACGCGTCGGACTGAAGCGTCCCAGCCTTTACAAGATTCTTTCCAGGAACGGCAATCCGACTTTGGAAACATTACAGGAAATACTGGAGCCGCTGGGTTTGCGTGTTTCCGTCGCTCTGGACAAAGCCGCCTGA
- a CDS encoding NYN domain-containing protein — protein MPIPSIIAGMALVRILVDGYSLLHNWPELAPGRPRHSAAAREALIHRLMLYRDAISTPITIFFDGANTERRKAVKPSPSELEVLYSRSGQTADQMIERAAHRFREFGEVLAVTDDYAERDTVAAMGGMTSSCLNFIQSVESTLTDMKREIKNHNMHERSKFNRRHSK, from the coding sequence TTGCCAATCCCGTCTATTATTGCCGGTATGGCCCTGGTACGGATACTGGTGGATGGCTACAGCCTGTTGCACAACTGGCCGGAGTTGGCGCCGGGCAGACCGCGTCATTCGGCTGCCGCGCGCGAGGCGCTGATTCATCGGCTGATGCTTTATCGCGACGCCATCAGTACGCCGATCACGATTTTTTTTGACGGTGCAAACACCGAACGGCGCAAGGCCGTGAAGCCTTCGCCGTCGGAACTGGAGGTTCTTTATTCCCGCTCCGGTCAGACGGCCGACCAAATGATCGAGCGCGCCGCGCATCGTTTTCGGGAGTTTGGCGAAGTCCTGGCCGTCACCGATGACTACGCCGAGCGGGACACCGTCGCGGCCATGGGCGGCATGACGTCGAGTTGCTTGAACTTCATCCAGAGCGTGGAAAGCACGTTGACCGATATGAAACGGGAGATTAAGAATCACAATATGCACGAGCGAAGTAAATTCAATCGTCGTCACTCCAAATGA
- the hisD gene encoding histidinol dehydrogenase: MNVIRFTDRDYAAKLKLVTASSSLFDPQIEQRTLAILNEVQVRGDDALLELTERFDRAKLTTDQLAVTKAELVSASVKADEGLRQAVAEAEKNIASFANKSRRKDWWMKNSHGATVGEKFDPFQRVGIYIPGGTAPLVSTALMTITLAKVTGCPEIVICTPCGKDGGIHSALLFAARAAGATEIYRVGGAQAIAAMAYGTKTIHSVQKVFGPGNAYVVIAKRLLFGHVAIDLLPGPSEVLVLADDTANPKFAAADLLAQAEHGSGHERVWLITTSATILKAVEREIAEQLPKLARREFIQRVLDDNAWLIQVKTLDNAVTLANQLAPEHCEVMTRNPRRVSEGILTAGAIFLGPWSPTVLGDYVAGPSHTLPTGGAGVSFAGLTVDQFQRRTSVVEYTRASLKKALSAVKTFAGLEGLGAHGKSAEIRE; this comes from the coding sequence ATGAACGTCATTCGTTTCACCGACCGCGATTACGCCGCCAAGCTCAAGCTGGTGACTGCGTCGTCCAGCCTTTTCGATCCGCAAATCGAACAACGCACGCTCGCCATTCTCAACGAAGTGCAGGTGCGCGGCGACGATGCTCTCTTGGAACTGACCGAACGATTCGACCGCGCGAAACTGACCACCGATCAACTGGCCGTGACGAAGGCGGAGCTGGTGAGCGCCTCGGTCAAGGCGGACGAAGGTCTGAGACAGGCGGTGGCCGAGGCGGAGAAGAACATCGCCAGCTTCGCGAACAAATCCAGGCGCAAGGACTGGTGGATGAAGAATTCGCACGGTGCGACCGTGGGCGAGAAGTTCGATCCGTTCCAGCGCGTCGGCATTTACATTCCCGGTGGAACCGCGCCGCTGGTTTCAACGGCGCTGATGACCATCACGCTCGCGAAGGTGACGGGCTGCCCGGAAATCGTCATCTGCACTCCCTGCGGCAAGGATGGCGGAATCCACTCCGCGCTCCTGTTTGCCGCGCGCGCGGCGGGGGCAACGGAGATTTACCGCGTCGGCGGCGCGCAGGCGATTGCGGCAATGGCTTACGGCACGAAAACAATCCATAGCGTCCAGAAAGTTTTTGGCCCGGGCAACGCCTACGTCGTCATCGCCAAGCGATTGCTCTTTGGCCACGTGGCGATTGATCTGTTGCCTGGTCCTAGTGAAGTGCTCGTGCTGGCGGATGACACGGCGAATCCGAAGTTCGCCGCCGCCGATCTGCTGGCGCAGGCCGAACACGGTTCAGGTCACGAACGCGTGTGGCTGATCACAACCTCGGCAACGATTCTCAAAGCTGTTGAAAGGGAAATCGCGGAGCAGTTGCCCAAGCTGGCGCGTCGCGAATTCATCCAACGTGTGCTGGACGACAACGCGTGGCTGATTCAGGTCAAGACACTCGACAACGCAGTGACGCTGGCGAACCAACTCGCGCCGGAGCATTGCGAAGTGATGACGCGCAATCCACGCAGAGTTTCCGAAGGCATTCTGACGGCAGGTGCGATTTTCCTCGGCCCATGGTCGCCGACGGTACTGGGCGATTACGTGGCCGGCCCGAGCCACACCCTTCCGACCGGCGGCGCGGGCGTGTCGTTCGCCGGTCTGACTGTGGACCAATTCCAACGCCGCACCAGCGTCGTCGAATACACCCGCGCCTCGCTCAAGAAAGCGCTGTCAGCCGTGAAAACATTCGCGGGACTGGAAGGCTTGGGCGCGCATGGGAAAAGTGCGGAGATAAGGGAATAA
- a CDS encoding CAAX prenyl protease-related protein has protein sequence MNLLQTKLATSPALARVLPFVVFLGLTFCQGPFGEASRYWFYLAKTVVGAWLIWSVWPLVEEMRWKISWEAGVVGVAVFALWVGLDGLYPSVAEIIQSYVCPILKSIGLDFLCPKPTALHPWNPHVQFGQNTAFAWLFIVVRIVGSSLVVPPLEEVFYRSFLYRWIARPDFKSVPLGLFHWKPFLITALIFGFSHHEWLAGILCAFAYQGLVCWKNRLGDAMTAHAITNCLLGIWVVWKGAWNFW, from the coding sequence ATGAACCTGCTGCAAACAAAACTGGCGACCTCCCCGGCGCTCGCCCGCGTGTTGCCGTTTGTGGTTTTTCTCGGACTGACCTTCTGCCAGGGACCATTCGGCGAAGCATCGCGCTACTGGTTTTATCTGGCCAAGACAGTCGTCGGCGCATGGTTGATCTGGAGCGTGTGGCCGCTGGTCGAGGAGATGCGTTGGAAAATCAGTTGGGAGGCCGGGGTAGTGGGCGTGGCCGTGTTTGCGCTTTGGGTGGGATTGGATGGACTTTATCCGAGCGTCGCGGAAATCATTCAGAGCTACGTTTGCCCGATATTGAAGTCCATTGGTCTCGATTTCTTGTGCCCCAAACCAACCGCATTACATCCGTGGAATCCTCATGTCCAATTCGGCCAAAACACCGCGTTCGCGTGGCTATTCATCGTCGTGCGCATTGTCGGCTCGTCACTGGTTGTGCCGCCGTTAGAAGAAGTGTTTTATCGTTCCTTTCTGTATCGCTGGATTGCGAGGCCGGATTTTAAGTCAGTGCCGTTGGGCCTTTTCCATTGGAAACCGTTTCTCATCACCGCCCTCATTTTTGGATTTTCCCATCACGAATGGCTGGCGGGCATTCTCTGCGCGTTCGCCTACCAAGGATTGGTTTGTTGGAAGAATCGGCTCGGCGACGCGATGACCGCGCACGCGATCACTAATTGTTTACTGGGCATCTGGGTCGTGTGGAAAGGAGCGTGGAATTTCTGGTAA
- a CDS encoding DUF58 domain-containing protein, whose translation MPSALLTPELLRRLEQFQLLAARRAKSSAKGERRSRARGQSVEFADYRNYVAGDDFRYLDWNLYGRLERLFLKLYEEERELPVRIFLDSSESMTFGEPRKFDFARQIAAAVGYVALCGFDRVSVIPFPNAEQTSNIQHPTSNPELATRGALRSVRGRKSAMQFFQNLGQLTAGGAANLNESLRRGALEARQAGMAVVLTDFLDPAGYEAGLNALVGRGFQVNAVQILSPEELAPTSFGDLRLVDAETGAMQEVTFGRYRMRTYQQTVQNFCQRLREFCQGRGINFFVAPSNMDLQELLLKQLRQAEVWG comes from the coding sequence ATGCCTAGCGCCCTCCTGACCCCCGAACTCCTGCGCCGCCTTGAGCAATTCCAATTGCTCGCGGCGCGGCGCGCCAAGAGCAGCGCCAAGGGCGAGCGCCGCAGCCGCGCGCGCGGGCAATCGGTCGAGTTTGCCGATTACCGCAATTACGTCGCCGGTGATGATTTCCGTTACCTCGACTGGAATCTTTACGGACGGCTCGAACGGCTGTTCCTGAAACTGTACGAGGAGGAACGCGAACTGCCCGTCCGTATTTTTCTCGACTCCAGCGAATCGATGACATTCGGTGAGCCGCGCAAGTTTGATTTCGCCCGGCAGATCGCGGCGGCAGTCGGCTACGTGGCGCTGTGCGGGTTTGATCGTGTCAGCGTGATTCCATTTCCCAATGCGGAGCAAACATCCAACATCCAACATCCAACATCCAACCCCGAATTGGCGACGCGCGGCGCACTCCGTTCTGTGCGCGGCAGAAAGTCGGCCATGCAATTCTTTCAAAATCTGGGTCAACTTACCGCCGGTGGTGCGGCGAATCTCAACGAGTCGCTGCGGCGTGGCGCGTTGGAAGCGCGACAGGCAGGCATGGCCGTGGTGCTCACTGATTTCCTTGATCCCGCCGGTTATGAAGCCGGGCTTAATGCGCTGGTGGGGCGCGGATTTCAGGTGAACGCCGTTCAAATCCTGTCGCCTGAGGAACTCGCGCCCACTAGTTTTGGCGATCTCCGTCTGGTTGATGCCGAAACTGGCGCGATGCAGGAAGTCACGTTCGGCCGCTATCGGATGAGAACGTATCAGCAAACAGTGCAAAACTTTTGTCAGCGCCTGCGGGAGTTTTGCCAGGGCCGGGGCATCAACTTCTTCGTGGCCCCTTCCAACATGGACCTGCAAGAGCTTTTGTTGAAACAACTCCGCCAAGCGGAGGTGTGGGGATGA
- a CDS encoding MoxR family ATPase: protein MSTESQIQSFRETYAALRAEIGKVIVGHEAIVEGTLIALLSGGHVLLEGVPGLGKTLLVRTLSEVLDLPFNRIQFTPDLMPADILGTNLVMEAPDGRREFQFQKGPIFANLILADEINRATPKTQSALLEAMQEHQVTAAGEIRKLGELFFVLATQNPIDQEGTYPLPEAQLDRFFFKLIVGYPSADELTEVLNRTTEGAKPQVNKVLDAAGLLELQKLVREVPVASHVKDYAVRLILATHPKTDTAAPISNQYLRFGSSPRGGQTLMLAGKVRALTQSRFNVSFEDIQTMAPAALRHRLILNFEAEAEGITTDHIIDQVLKDVPRDAVAVNA, encoded by the coding sequence ATGAGTACTGAATCCCAAATCCAATCCTTCCGCGAAACCTACGCCGCGCTCCGCGCCGAGATCGGCAAAGTCATCGTCGGTCATGAAGCCATTGTCGAGGGCACGTTGATCGCCCTGCTCTCCGGCGGCCACGTGTTGCTTGAGGGCGTGCCCGGTCTCGGCAAGACGCTTCTTGTCCGCACACTTAGTGAAGTGCTCGACCTGCCGTTCAATCGCATCCAGTTCACGCCCGACCTCATGCCCGCCGACATTCTCGGAACGAACCTCGTTATGGAAGCACCCGATGGCCGCCGCGAGTTTCAATTTCAGAAAGGACCGATCTTCGCCAACCTCATTCTCGCTGACGAAATCAATCGTGCCACGCCCAAGACGCAATCCGCCTTGCTCGAAGCGATGCAGGAACACCAGGTCACCGCCGCCGGTGAAATCCGCAAACTGGGCGAACTGTTCTTCGTCCTCGCCACGCAGAATCCCATCGACCAGGAAGGAACGTACCCGTTGCCCGAAGCGCAACTGGACCGTTTCTTTTTCAAATTGATTGTCGGGTATCCCTCCGCTGATGAACTGACCGAGGTGCTCAACCGCACAACCGAAGGCGCGAAACCTCAAGTCAACAAAGTGCTCGACGCCGCCGGCCTGTTGGAATTGCAAAAGCTTGTCCGCGAAGTTCCCGTGGCGTCACACGTCAAGGATTACGCCGTCCGCTTGATTCTGGCCACGCATCCCAAGACCGACACCGCTGCGCCGATCTCCAATCAATACCTGCGATTTGGCAGCAGCCCGCGCGGCGGACAGACGCTCATGCTCGCCGGCAAAGTTCGTGCGCTTACTCAGAGCCGCTTCAACGTCAGCTTCGAAGACATTCAAACCATGGCGCCCGCTGCTTTGCGCCATCGGCTCATCCTGAATTTTGAAGCCGAAGCCGAAGGCATCACCACCGACCACATCATTGATCAGGTTTTGAAGGATGTGCCGAGGGATGCGGTGGCGGTGAATGCATGA
- the hisC gene encoding histidinol-phosphate transaminase: MKTLGSFIRPLVRDLHAYVPGEQPKIKGLIKLNTNENPYPPSPRALRAVRAAVDGRLRLYPNPTAERLREKLARLHRCKPENIIVGNGSDELLALAVRCFVEPISKFKIQNSKLPKATVQYFTPSYSLYPVLADMHGAVRNAVPLKPDFGLPSNAELKRGEQWNFGAALTFVTTPNAPSGRGYSTKELDALCNAQRGVVVLDEAYVDFGDENAMSLALKHSHVLVARTFSKAYSLCFQRVGYFVGHPELIAALQKIRDSYNVNGLGQIAAEATLDDLPYYRVIFRRVRKTRGRLAGQLESLGFKVLPSQTNFLLVRPPRFPAKVWLEKLRARKILVRWFDQPEVRDYLRITIGTPAEAEALLRAVRGAM, encoded by the coding sequence ATGAAAACTCTTGGCTCGTTTATCCGCCCGCTCGTGCGCGACCTGCACGCCTATGTGCCGGGCGAGCAGCCGAAGATCAAAGGACTGATCAAGCTCAACACGAACGAGAATCCGTATCCGCCGTCGCCGCGCGCGTTGCGGGCGGTGCGGGCGGCGGTGGACGGGCGGTTGCGGCTGTATCCGAACCCGACGGCAGAGCGGTTGCGCGAGAAGCTGGCCCGGCTGCATCGTTGCAAGCCGGAGAACATCATCGTGGGCAACGGCTCGGATGAATTGCTGGCGCTGGCAGTGAGATGCTTTGTTGAACCGATTTCAAAATTCAAAATTCAAAATTCAAAATTGCCGAAAGCAACGGTGCAGTATTTCACACCGAGTTACTCGCTTTATCCGGTGCTGGCGGACATGCATGGCGCGGTGAGGAACGCCGTACCGCTCAAGCCGGATTTTGGTTTGCCGAGCAACGCGGAGCTGAAACGCGGCGAGCAATGGAATTTCGGAGCGGCGCTCACGTTCGTCACCACACCGAATGCGCCGAGCGGTCGCGGTTATTCGACGAAGGAACTCGACGCGCTTTGCAATGCGCAACGCGGCGTTGTCGTGCTGGACGAAGCCTACGTGGATTTCGGCGACGAGAACGCTATGTCGCTTGCACTGAAACATTCGCACGTGCTTGTGGCCCGCACGTTCTCAAAGGCGTATTCACTTTGCTTCCAGCGTGTCGGTTATTTCGTCGGACATCCCGAACTCATCGCTGCCCTGCAAAAAATTCGCGACAGCTATAACGTGAACGGGCTTGGCCAGATTGCCGCTGAAGCGACATTGGACGATCTACCTTACTACCGCGTGATCTTCCGTCGTGTCCGGAAAACACGCGGGCGTCTCGCCGGCCAATTGGAGTCACTTGGTTTCAAAGTGTTGCCGAGCCAGACAAATTTCCTGCTGGTGCGCCCACCGCGTTTTCCAGCCAAAGTGTGGCTGGAGAAATTGCGCGCCCGGAAGATTCTGGTGCGCTGGTTCGACCAGCCGGAGGTGAGGGATTATTTGCGCATCACGATCGGCACGCCGGCGGAGGCGGAGGCATTGTTGAGGGCGGTGCGCGGGGCGATGTAA
- a CDS encoding VWA domain-containing protein: protein MNLDQHGRRSLGRCRRLSQQYGRAAVILLLFLCFGNGVFLKAHAAPQPAPLALSSNRFLFVVETSAAMQSRAPGVLQMVVKLLASDLNGNLRRGDTLGVWTFNEELYAGRFPLQVWSADRRQIIAQRVTEFLRKQPLERKTNLGATLTQIFQVIKNSDNITVILFTDGAEKIQGTPFDDEINAVYKEQQRNMQKAAMPFVTVLRAQGGQIVTRSVNFAPWPVDIPIVPTPYEAAQIAAAQTPPTNPPPAASTATNAIALAVTEKKRAFAAESKDEKPSASAPVAPAKANEPTLVKTEQPVEPPPPVKPDVLPTAAVPKPVATPPIETPKKESAEPQPSPKPAAPDAAPTVAKSETPVSPNPQPEIKPVPAPTASSTVEATETQSTNLSASSSPPVQTAVAVPPQSFFSGKKLLFAAIALLVAAVFLVILLVRRARPQEKISLITRSMDRDKW from the coding sequence ATGAACTTGGACCAACACGGCAGACGAAGCCTCGGAAGATGTCGGCGGCTTTCCCAACAGTACGGTCGTGCCGCGGTCATTCTTCTGCTCTTCCTTTGCTTCGGCAACGGCGTTTTCTTGAAGGCGCACGCGGCACCGCAACCGGCACCGCTCGCGTTGTCCTCCAACCGATTTCTATTCGTGGTGGAAACGTCGGCGGCCATGCAGAGCCGCGCACCCGGTGTCTTGCAAATGGTGGTGAAATTGCTTGCGTCCGACTTGAACGGCAACTTGCGGCGAGGCGACACCCTGGGAGTGTGGACCTTCAACGAGGAACTTTATGCCGGGCGTTTTCCGCTGCAAGTGTGGTCGGCGGACCGGCGGCAGATCATCGCCCAACGTGTTACCGAGTTTCTGAGAAAACAGCCATTGGAAAGGAAAACGAACCTCGGCGCAACGCTCACGCAGATATTTCAAGTGATCAAGAATTCCGACAACATTACGGTCATCCTGTTTACGGATGGCGCGGAAAAAATTCAAGGAACGCCGTTCGACGACGAGATCAACGCCGTGTATAAGGAGCAGCAGCGTAACATGCAGAAAGCCGCCATGCCGTTTGTAACCGTACTCCGGGCGCAAGGCGGGCAAATCGTTACTCGTTCGGTTAACTTTGCGCCCTGGCCGGTCGATATCCCCATCGTCCCGACCCCATACGAAGCGGCTCAAATCGCCGCCGCCCAGACGCCGCCAACCAATCCGCCGCCCGCTGCGAGCACGGCAACCAACGCAATTGCGTTGGCCGTGACGGAAAAGAAGCGCGCGTTTGCTGCCGAAAGCAAGGACGAGAAACCATCAGCATCAGCGCCAGTCGCACCTGCAAAAGCCAATGAACCGACACTTGTGAAGACCGAACAGCCAGTCGAACCTCCTCCTCCTGTGAAACCGGACGTGTTGCCTACTGCTGCCGTTCCCAAACCGGTCGCAACTCCTCCGATTGAAACTCCGAAGAAGGAATCCGCCGAGCCGCAACCTTCGCCGAAGCCTGCAGCTCCAGATGCTGCGCCGACGGTCGCGAAATCAGAAACGCCGGTGTCGCCAAATCCCCAGCCTGAAATAAAGCCTGTGCCTGCGCCAACGGCTTCATCCACCGTTGAAGCCACCGAAACCCAATCCACCAACCTGTCGGCTTCGTCTTCACCTCCCGTCCAAACCGCGGTCGCTGTTCCACCGCAATCCTTCTTCAGCGGCAAAAAACTTCTGTTCGCTGCCATTGCCCTTTTGGTGGCGGCGGTGTTTCTGGTGATCTTGCTCGTTCGCCGCGCCCGACCGCAGGAAAAGATCAGCCTGATCACGCGCTCGATGGACCGGGACAAATGGTGA